From Carya illinoinensis cultivar Pawnee chromosome 5, C.illinoinensisPawnee_v1, whole genome shotgun sequence, one genomic window encodes:
- the LOC122309719 gene encoding caffeic acid 3-O-methyltransferase-like: MGSTGETQMTPTQVSDEEANLFAMQLASASVLPMVLKSAIELDLLEIMAKAGPGDYLSPSEIASQLPTTNPDAPVMLDRILRLLASYSVLTYSLRTLPDGRVERLYSLGPVSKFLTKNEDGVSIASLCLMNQDKVLMESWYYLKDAVLEGGIPFNRAHGMTSFEYHGKDLRFNKVFNKGMSDHSTITMKKILETYKGFEGLTSVVDVGGGTGAVLSMIVSKYPSIKGINFDLPHVIEDAPSYPGVDHVGGDMFVSVPKGDAIFMKWICHDWSDEHCLKFLKNCYKALPDDGKVIVAECILPVAPDTSLAAKGVIHIDVIMLAHNPGGKERTEKEFEALAKGAGFQGFRVMGCAFNTYIMEFIKKL, encoded by the exons ATGGGTTCAACCGGCGAAACCCAGATGACTCCAACCCAAGTCTCCGACGAAGAAGCAAACCTCTTTGCCATGCAACTCGCCAGCGCCTCTGTTCTTCCCATGGTACTCAAATCAGCCATAGAGCTCGACCTCTTGGAGATAATGGCCAAGGCTGGGCCTGGCGATTATCTTTCGCCTTCAGAGATCGCTTCCCAGCTCCCAACCACGAACCCAGATGCCCCTGTTATGCTGGACCGTATCCTTCGCCTTCTAGCTAGCTACTCTGTTCTCACTTACTCCCTGCGCACACTCCCTGATGGCAGGGTTGAGAGGCTGTACAGTCTGGGCCCTGTTTCCAAGTTCTTGACTAAGAATGAGGATGGTGTGTCTATTGCTTCTCTCTGTCTCATGAATCAGGATAAGGTCCTCATGGAGAGCTG gtaCTACCTGAAAGATGCAGTTCTAGAAGGTGGCATTCCATTCAACAGGGCCCATGGAATGACCTCTTTTGAATATCATGGGAAAGATCTTAGATTTAACAAGGTTTTCAACAAGGGAATGTCTGATCACTCTACCATTACCATGAAGAAAATCCTGGAGACCTATAAAGGTTTCGAAGGCCTAACATCGGTGGTTGATGTTGGTGGTGGGACAGGGGCTGTCCTTAGTATGATCGTCTCCAAATACCCTTCTATAAAGGGCATCAATTTCGATTTGCCGCACGTCATTGAGGATGCACCATCTTATCCtg GTGTGGACCACGTAGGAGGAGACATGTTTGTTAGTGTTCCAAAAGGAGACGCCATTTTCATGAAG TGGATATGTCATGATTGGAGTGATGAGCACTGCTTGAAATTTCTGAAGAACTGCTATAAAGCTCTTCCAGACGATGGGAAGGTAATTGTTGCTGAATGTATTCTTCCAGTAGCACCAGACACTAGCCTCGCAGCCAAGGGAGTCATCCATATCGATGTTATCATGTTGGCTCATAATCCTGGTGGGAAGGAGAGGACAGAGAAGGAGTTTGAGGCCTTGGCTAAAGGGGCTGGATTTCAAGGGTTCCGAGTAATGGGTTGTGCTTTCAATACATATATTATGGAATTCATTAAAAAGCTTTGA